Proteins from a single region of Aureibacter tunicatorum:
- a CDS encoding transglutaminase-like domain-containing protein, translated as MQAKAKRQIKSGGEYNHLIDSTKLQKASIILERNGDVYKTLDYIENIARKERESLILLSARLKGRNVKETCRNIWNFVYHHIQYKPDNPLREQLHSPQRIWDKRVEGVDCDDYTIFISCLLMNLGIKHSYRMTKYNGKPNFQHVYPIAHSKDGKEYYTMDCVVEEFDYEAPQSEDYDKDIMEIEYLYGLPISTTPSDQKDDSMILSELEEEAPESIAFLGSIGGGTDWGEEFGLIDISTLSGLNGTFELTPSQAYNGFWNGIKAHLMNTVKKLIAVPKVFGEFGGYILKEINYVLSVWKNPKERERAIETLADLPQRTDYSELEGLNGLGGWLKRTFKKISRPFKKVWKGVKKAAKSVGRGIRNVTKKVATTAKRVWKSAKEIGGKVWNGVKKVGNFVWKGIKEVGKFLMKFNPLTALARKGLLTYISYNKTKPVQLGVARLSPAQVKEFGIDPSYHRKCVEAYKKSYNLFVNIMQGKRKNFDNAILKGWRMKAKNEDFFVNNLTYDPIKGASSKSTTADQKELKRLLESSIKSNKSLSKYQTKSRSKTKTSKSSKTRYSRSRPRFSYKPSRPMARPIRGGMKDFRFNRNLRGLEGLEDLEYLDVEPEENFNITLAGLGEPVTAAASGAAASGFIAKLAAFFKGIGATVVKLFKKAKTALSKSKTANALTKGGSGPGTRPGQQGIDLSKITDLLNKGKKIVDTGKSIYDQGKSIVNTVVPPRKPSVIYSPTNPSYRPGGGFRPIAPYKPSVNLTPHIPQKPVPTNLTTKAEDKTAGGMNMLLIAGLAVAGAFALSNSNGSNETEKKAA; from the coding sequence ATGCAGGCCAAGGCTAAACGGCAAATCAAGTCCGGAGGTGAATACAATCACCTCATTGACTCAACCAAGCTGCAAAAGGCATCGATCATTCTTGAAAGAAATGGAGATGTTTATAAAACGCTCGATTACATTGAAAACATCGCAAGAAAAGAGCGTGAATCGCTCATCTTATTGTCGGCAAGGCTCAAAGGCCGCAATGTAAAAGAGACTTGCAGAAATATCTGGAACTTTGTTTACCACCACATTCAATACAAGCCTGACAATCCACTCAGAGAACAATTGCACTCTCCCCAAAGGATCTGGGACAAGCGAGTGGAAGGCGTGGACTGCGACGATTACACCATTTTCATTAGCTGCCTGCTGATGAATCTAGGCATCAAGCACTCCTACCGAATGACCAAATACAACGGTAAACCGAATTTCCAGCATGTGTACCCCATAGCTCACTCAAAGGACGGAAAGGAATATTACACGATGGATTGCGTAGTCGAGGAGTTTGACTACGAAGCACCGCAAAGTGAAGATTATGACAAAGATATTATGGAAATAGAATATTTATATGGACTTCCTATAAGCACTACTCCTTCTGACCAAAAAGACGACAGCATGATTCTTTCTGAGCTTGAGGAAGAAGCGCCTGAAAGCATTGCCTTTTTGGGCAGTATCGGAGGCGGCACCGATTGGGGCGAGGAATTCGGCTTGATTGACATCAGCACGCTTTCAGGATTGAATGGAACCTTTGAGCTTACGCCTTCTCAAGCTTACAATGGCTTTTGGAACGGCATCAAAGCGCACTTGATGAATACCGTTAAAAAACTTATCGCAGTACCTAAAGTGTTCGGTGAATTTGGCGGCTATATCCTTAAGGAAATAAACTACGTGCTTTCGGTTTGGAAAAACCCCAAAGAAAGAGAACGAGCAATTGAAACGCTTGCCGATCTTCCGCAAAGAACCGATTACTCGGAGCTTGAAGGACTTAACGGCTTGGGCGGTTGGCTAAAAAGGACTTTTAAGAAAATCAGCCGACCATTCAAGAAAGTTTGGAAAGGCGTGAAAAAGGCCGCTAAATCAGTCGGAAGAGGCATACGAAATGTCACCAAAAAAGTAGCCACAACGGCAAAAAGAGTCTGGAAGTCAGCCAAGGAAATAGGCGGCAAAGTATGGAATGGCGTAAAGAAAGTTGGCAATTTTGTTTGGAAAGGCATCAAAGAGGTGGGCAAGTTCTTGATGAAATTCAATCCGCTCACAGCTCTTGCCAGAAAAGGATTGCTGACCTATATCAGTTATAACAAAACAAAGCCTGTGCAGCTGGGAGTCGCAAGACTTTCGCCTGCTCAAGTTAAAGAGTTCGGCATTGATCCAAGCTATCATAGAAAGTGCGTGGAAGCTTACAAAAAGTCCTACAACCTTTTTGTGAACATCATGCAAGGCAAGCGCAAGAACTTCGACAATGCGATTTTGAAAGGCTGGCGCATGAAAGCCAAGAACGAGGATTTCTTTGTGAACAATCTCACTTATGATCCGATCAAAGGCGCTAGCTCAAAAAGCACGACAGCCGACCAGAAAGAGCTTAAAAGACTGCTTGAAAGTTCGATAAAAAGCAACAAGTCGCTGTCAAAATACCAAACCAAATCCAGAAGCAAGACCAAGACTTCCAAAAGTTCCAAAACAAGGTATTCAAGGTCTAGGCCAAGGTTTAGCTACAAGCCATCCAGACCTATGGCAAGACCTATCCGAGGCGGCATGAAAGACTTTAGGTTCAACAGAAACCTGAGAGGTTTGGAAGGCCTAGAAGACTTGGAGTATTTGGATGTGGAGCCGGAAGAAAACTTCAATATTACGCTGGCAGGGCTTGGAGAACCAGTTACCGCGGCAGCTTCCGGAGCAGCGGCAAGCGGATTCATCGCAAAGCTTGCGGCATTCTTCAAAGGCATAGGCGCAACGGTGGTCAAGCTGTTCAAAAAAGCGAAAACAGCTCTTAGCAAATCAAAAACGGCAAATGCGCTGACCAAAGGCGGTTCCGGTCCGGGCACAAGGCCGGGGCAACAAGGAATCGACTTGAGCAAAATAACGGACTTGCTGAACAAAGGCAAAAAGATCGTAGACACAGGCAAAAGCATCTACGACCAAGGCAAATCGATTGTGAATACAGTCGTGCCGCCAAGAAAGCCAAGCGTTATTTACAGCCCAACGAATCCGAGCTATCGTCCGGGTGGCGGCTTTAGACCTATTGCTCCTTACAAGCCATCGGTCAATCTAACGCCTCATATTCCTCAAAAGCCAGTGCCGACCAATTTGACTACCAAAGCGGAAGACAAGACGGCTGGAGGAATGAACATGCTCTTGATCGCAGGCCTTGCCGTTGCCGGAGCATTCGCTTTGAGCAATAGCAATGGATCAAATGAAACTGAAAAGAAAGCAGCTTAA